CAGCCCGAGCTCCAGCGGGTCGAGCTCGTACTCGGTGACCTGGCCATCTTTCAGCTGGAAGACGCGCGAGCGGCCCGTGGTCGTGAGTTCGTCCAGACCATCCTCGCCGTAGAAAACCAGGGCCCGCTCATGGCCGAGGTCTTTCAGGACCCGGACCATCAGCGGCGCCAGTGGGGCCGCCCCAACACCGAGCGCCTGCCGGCGCACCCGGCCTGGATTCGCCAGCGGACCCAGGACGTTGAAGATCGTCCGCACGCCAAGCTCCTTCCGAGCCGGACCCGCGTGGCGCATCGCCGGATGAAAGGTGGGCGCGAAGCAGAAGCCCATGCCCGCGATCTCGATGCATCGCCGGACGCCGCCGGCGTTGAGCGTGATGTCGACGCCGAGCGCCTCGAGCACGTCGGCACTGCCGCATCGGCTGGACGCCGCGCGGTTTCCGTGCTTCGCCACCGGGATACGCGCCCCCGCCGCGACGAGCGCGGCCGCGGTGGAGATATTGAACGTCCCGGCGCGGTCGCCGCCGGTGCCGCAGGTGTCGATCGCCCCCGCCGGGACCTCGAGCGGCGTCGCGTGCGCCCGCATCGAGTCGACGAAGCCAGTCATCTCGTCGACGGTTTCGCCCTTGGCTCTAAGCGCGATCAGCAGGCCGGCGAGCTGCCCGGTCGTGACTTCTCCTGCCATGACTTGGTCCATGACGTTGCGCGCCTGCTCGCGCGTGAGGGCCTTCCCCCCGAGCAACTGTTCGAGCGCCTCGGGCAGCGTCACGGGCGCGGGTACTGGTAGGCCGCGGGCGTGGCCATGACCAGGAGGGCAAGCAGCATCCGGTAGCAGGTCTGGAAGTCGGCCGTCTGGTAACGGACCGTCCGCCCACCGGCTCGCTGGACCTCCGGAAGCTCGACGCAGAGATCGGCCATGTTGGCATTCATCCAGTCGATTTCGAGGGTGAAGGGTCCCTTCGGCTGGTACAAGGGCCGGCCGGCCCGTTCGGCGTAGGCGCGGTAGGCGCCCGCCTCGATCCGCCGGCAAGCCTCGGCCGGGTGCAGCGAACGGGCCGCCTGCCGGCCGAGCGCCTCCTTGACCACGACACCTTCGATGCCGGGTAGCTCCGCGCTCGCC
The sequence above is a segment of the Candidatus Methylomirabilota bacterium genome. Coding sequences within it:
- the trpD gene encoding anthranilate phosphoribosyltransferase: MTLPEALEQLLGGKALTREQARNVMDQVMAGEVTTGQLAGLLIALRAKGETVDEMTGFVDSMRAHATPLEVPAGAIDTCGTGGDRAGTFNISTAAALVAAGARIPVAKHGNRAASSRCGSADVLEALGVDITLNAGGVRRCIEIAGMGFCFAPTFHPAMRHAGPARKELGVRTIFNVLGPLANPGRVRRQALGVGAAPLAPLMVRVLKDLGHERALVFYGEDGLDELTTTGRSRVFQLKDGQVTEYELDPLELGLSRSRPEDLLGGTPPENANLLRQVLDGEPGPRRDVVLLNAAAAVLAAGRADDWAAALVVARESLDSGRARKALDRLVETSTSPS